From a region of the Leptospira montravelensis genome:
- a CDS encoding response regulator: protein MINLLAVDDEMINLMIIDESLSDKGFNVVKAKDGEEAFQILSSDSTLFHAIILDRLMPKMDGIELLKKIKRSEKYKDIPVIFQTAMSSVTDMTEGLDAGAFYYLTKPYSRTLLVRIVQTAVEHFIKLQRAKEDLHKGMGALRHMITGEFRIRSIRESHELAPLLANACPDPERVLTGIMEILNNAIEHGNLGISYQEKSELHDNDKLMEEIFRRLDTPEFKDKFVKVTFEKNEERIEIRVSDQGKGFDWQRYLSVEAMTKNAFKTHGRGIFMARKLSFDDLSYADEGRTAVIRIDLSNKRGNLLTDFQE, encoded by the coding sequence ATGATTAACTTACTCGCAGTGGATGATGAGATGATCAATTTGATGATCATTGATGAATCTCTCTCTGACAAAGGCTTTAATGTTGTAAAAGCAAAAGATGGGGAAGAGGCATTCCAAATCCTTAGTTCCGATTCTACATTATTTCATGCAATTATATTGGATCGACTAATGCCCAAAATGGATGGGATTGAACTTCTAAAAAAAATCAAGAGATCAGAAAAGTATAAAGATATTCCTGTAATCTTTCAAACTGCTATGAGTTCCGTCACAGATATGACAGAAGGATTGGATGCAGGTGCATTTTATTATCTTACAAAACCTTATTCTAGAACTTTACTCGTTCGTATTGTACAAACAGCAGTAGAACATTTTATCAAACTGCAACGTGCAAAAGAAGACCTTCATAAAGGTATGGGTGCACTTAGGCATATGATCACTGGTGAGTTTCGCATTCGTTCTATCCGTGAGTCACATGAATTAGCACCGTTACTTGCCAATGCATGTCCAGACCCCGAACGTGTGTTAACTGGCATTATGGAAATTTTAAACAATGCGATTGAACATGGAAACTTGGGTATTTCTTATCAGGAAAAATCGGAACTTCATGATAATGACAAACTAATGGAAGAAATTTTTAGAAGATTAGATACTCCCGAATTTAAAGATAAATTTGTAAAAGTTACTTTTGAAAAAAATGAAGAAAGGATAGAAATTCGCGTGAGTGACCAAGGAAAAGGTTTTGATTGGCAAAGGTATTTGTCTGTGGAAGCAATGACAAAGAATGCTTTTAAAACGCATGGTCGGGGAATTTTTATGGCCCGTAAATTATCTTTTGATGACCTTTCCTATGCGGATGAAGGTAGAACGGCCGTCATTCGTATCGATTTGTCTAATAAAAGGGGAAACTTACTTACCGACTTTCAAGAGTAA
- a CDS encoding TetR/AcrR family transcriptional regulator yields the protein MVEKSLKLNKSEEILNAALELFTAKGFDGTAVPLIAERANVAAGTIYRYFASKEELVNSLFQRWQESLYNKIKSDFPTEENPREQFHCIWQAMAEFQRDNPLAFDFLEMQYNLPYLDKKSVEKRALLLKFLTRFAHNNRNIFRNLPPDALIAIVWGAFVGLVKGSRNGKIKLDSAFLKESEELMWIAIRLPT from the coding sequence TTGGTCGAAAAGTCGTTAAAACTAAATAAAAGCGAAGAAATCCTTAACGCCGCCTTAGAATTATTTACTGCTAAAGGATTTGATGGTACGGCAGTCCCACTCATTGCCGAGAGAGCAAACGTAGCGGCCGGAACCATTTATCGGTATTTTGCTAGTAAAGAAGAATTGGTAAATAGTCTCTTTCAAAGATGGCAAGAAAGTTTATATAATAAGATCAAATCCGATTTTCCAACAGAGGAAAATCCAAGAGAACAATTTCACTGCATCTGGCAGGCAATGGCTGAGTTCCAAAGAGATAATCCCCTTGCCTTTGATTTTTTAGAAATGCAATATAATCTTCCTTATCTGGATAAAAAGAGTGTAGAAAAACGAGCGTTACTTTTGAAATTTTTAACTCGTTTTGCACATAACAACCGCAATATATTTAGAAACTTACCACCAGATGCTTTGATAGCGATTGTATGGGGAGCATTTGTTGGTTTGGTAAAAGGATCTAGAAACGGGAAAATAAAGTTAGATTCTGCTTTTTTAAAAGAATCAGAAGAACTAATGTGGATTGCCATTCGTTTGCCTACTTAA
- a CDS encoding EAL domain-containing protein, translating into MRTNQYVPLLQPIFSVEEQTVVAYESLGRKRDDLGNLVAVPEFTDPHVSALRMSIIDRQLLSLALTKIQSTKDLLFVNMSPDQVILEYEESRSNTLPISDLVNRYGIPLNQIVIEITEKSGSYGTDVLAAGVELLREQGFGIALDDVGSESSNLERLGAIKPDIIKIDLNLLKKSIEKREYQSILEYLKQISLSIGSQLLFEGIETEEELYRAISSGASLLQGYFLGRPSEQNHDKNNICDLVVPHLQFYHEMKRREVATEIEFEKQIKLKLNSIHLKTIKLDNRVIIDPHSFFKIDSHIKRVYVTDWQGTQVSPYYERTSETSFSENLLLIQKNWSYMPFFYKHVKQVFRDSENWQVSDPYWDKELKKNVIVFSRVNEMGYSFFVDLTLD; encoded by the coding sequence ATGCGTACAAATCAATATGTCCCTTTGCTACAGCCTATATTCTCGGTAGAGGAACAGACAGTTGTGGCTTACGAATCTTTAGGTCGCAAACGTGATGATCTTGGGAATTTGGTGGCGGTTCCAGAGTTTACCGATCCACATGTTTCGGCACTTCGAATGAGTATCATCGATCGGCAGTTACTAAGTCTGGCACTCACTAAAATACAATCCACGAAGGATCTTTTGTTTGTAAACATGTCTCCAGACCAAGTGATTTTGGAATACGAAGAAAGCCGTTCGAATACCTTACCCATTTCTGATTTGGTGAATCGTTATGGGATTCCTTTAAATCAAATTGTTATAGAGATTACCGAAAAATCGGGAAGTTACGGAACCGATGTTTTAGCTGCAGGTGTTGAACTTTTGCGAGAACAAGGATTTGGAATTGCTTTGGATGATGTTGGGTCTGAATCTTCCAACTTAGAACGATTAGGTGCTATTAAACCAGATATCATAAAAATTGATTTAAACTTATTAAAAAAATCTATCGAGAAAAGAGAATACCAATCTATTTTAGAATATTTGAAACAAATTTCTTTAAGTATTGGTTCTCAATTACTTTTTGAAGGAATTGAAACTGAGGAAGAGTTGTATCGTGCTATTAGTTCTGGAGCAAGTCTTTTACAAGGTTATTTTTTAGGAAGACCTTCAGAACAAAATCATGATAAAAATAATATTTGTGATCTTGTTGTCCCACACTTACAATTTTATCATGAAATGAAACGAAGAGAAGTAGCAACAGAAATTGAATTCGAAAAACAAATAAAATTAAAACTAAATTCCATTCATTTAAAAACTATAAAGTTAGATAATCGTGTGATTATCGATCCACACTCATTTTTTAAAATAGACTCTCATATTAAAAGAGTTTATGTAACAGATTGGCAGGGTACCCAAGTTTCACCTTATTATGAGCGAACTAGTGAAACGAGTTTTAGTGAAAACCTATTATTAATTCAGAAAAACTGGTCTTATATGCCTTTTTTTTATAAACATGTGAAACAAGTTTTCAGAGATTCAGAAAACTGGCAAGTGAGTGATCCATATTGGGATAAAGAACTAAAAAAGAATGTGATTGTGTTTTCCCGTGTAAACGAAATGGGATATTCTTTTTTTGTGGATTTAACTTTAGATTAA
- a CDS encoding GMC family oxidoreductase N-terminal domain-containing protein: MDKLINVSYLEKDLDLEADYVIVGSGAGGGTSAEILSKAGYKVIIVEEGNYETSKDFDLKELSTFNRLYFEGATRPTKDKAFTVVQGRTVGGSTVVNWTTCIKTPKETLEYWQNDLGISGYSSEEMEPWFAVASKRLSIETWEAHNHNNNLLSLGAKKLGWRYSSIPRNVKNCRMLGYCGLGCPVDAKQSQLVTTIPSALKEKTTLLYNTKALRYEWSENQIDHLVCEPAVYKTDNKPKIRLFAKHFITSAGAINSPALLLRSKLPDPYQLIGKRTFVQLHNYSVAEMPSSVFGFFGAPQSVASDEFLWKDGVTGRAGYNIEAVGAQPIVLMNLRKLVGEEFEAYVKSYPNLHVLVSQIRDGFNQESLGGTVSLNDVGYPILDYPLNDYMIDGIRRSYLSMAECQFAAGAKTVVPANNAVSPFSSWSEAKKGIESMTIQSPNTVVNSTHPLGGNPMGKDPKTSVVDTFGKFHHVKNLSVIDGSIFPTSLGVNPSFTIYAIASKLATHLAKELN; encoded by the coding sequence ATGGATAAATTAATTAATGTTTCCTATCTTGAGAAGGATTTGGATTTAGAGGCGGATTATGTTATCGTTGGATCAGGTGCTGGTGGAGGAACTAGTGCTGAGATTTTGTCCAAAGCAGGATACAAAGTCATTATCGTTGAAGAAGGAAATTACGAAACGAGTAAAGACTTTGATCTAAAAGAACTTTCTACTTTTAATCGACTTTACTTTGAAGGCGCAACTCGACCTACAAAAGATAAAGCATTTACTGTTGTGCAAGGAAGAACTGTTGGTGGATCAACAGTGGTCAATTGGACAACTTGTATCAAAACACCAAAAGAAACTTTAGAGTATTGGCAAAATGATTTAGGCATTTCAGGTTATAGTTCGGAAGAGATGGAACCTTGGTTTGCTGTTGCTTCTAAAAGGCTTTCCATTGAAACATGGGAAGCGCATAATCATAATAACAACTTACTTAGTTTAGGTGCAAAAAAACTAGGATGGCGTTATAGTTCGATTCCGCGTAATGTTAAAAACTGTCGTATGTTAGGATATTGCGGGTTGGGTTGTCCCGTTGATGCTAAACAAAGCCAACTAGTGACTACGATTCCTTCTGCTCTCAAAGAAAAAACAACGTTGTTGTACAATACAAAAGCGCTTCGTTATGAATGGAGTGAAAATCAAATCGATCATTTGGTATGTGAGCCTGCAGTTTATAAAACAGATAACAAACCAAAAATAAGATTATTTGCAAAACATTTCATTACCAGTGCAGGAGCCATTAATTCACCGGCATTACTTTTAAGATCCAAACTACCTGATCCTTATCAATTAATTGGAAAAAGAACTTTCGTACAATTGCATAATTATTCGGTTGCAGAAATGCCTTCTTCCGTTTTTGGATTTTTCGGTGCTCCTCAATCTGTGGCTTCGGACGAATTTTTATGGAAGGATGGAGTAACGGGAAGAGCTGGTTATAATATTGAAGCCGTAGGTGCTCAACCTATTGTTCTTATGAACTTACGTAAGTTAGTTGGCGAAGAGTTCGAAGCTTATGTAAAAAGTTATCCAAACTTACATGTATTGGTTTCGCAAATTCGAGATGGATTTAACCAAGAAAGTCTCGGTGGAACGGTAAGTTTAAATGATGTTGGTTATCCAATCCTAGATTATCCATTGAATGACTATATGATAGATGGAATTAGGAGATCTTATTTATCAATGGCAGAGTGTCAGTTTGCAGCAGGAGCAAAAACTGTTGTTCCTGCTAATAATGCTGTGAGTCCTTTTTCTTCTTGGTCAGAAGCAAAAAAAGGAATTGAATCAATGACAATCCAATCTCCAAATACGGTAGTAAATTCCACACATCCGTTAGGTGGAAATCCAATGGGAAAAGATCCAAAAACTTCCGTGGTAGATACGTTTGGAAAATTTCACCATGTAAAAAACTTATCTGTCATCGATGGATCCATTTTCCCCACAAGTTTGGGTGTAAATCCAAGTTTTACTATTTACGCGATTGCATCGAAACTTGCCACTCACTTGGCGAAAGAGTTAAACTAA
- a CDS encoding RluA family pseudouridine synthase, with amino-acid sequence MKQKTNTRFLPKGLTILYEDRDLLVVDKPAGLLTIATESEKSKTAYAALMDYVKKGSERSKNRIFIVHRLDRETSGTLVFAKTETAKQTLQESWEKTKKIYLAVTHGVWKEKSGTIQSYLVESKAHRVYSTDEPELGKLSKTKFKVLKETNLYSLLEIELLTGRKNQIRVHLSDKKHSIVGDTKYGNETRSYPRMALHSFSIQLTHPYNNELLTFESKIPAYFTGLVGGYERNTNET; translated from the coding sequence ATGAAACAAAAGACCAATACCCGTTTTTTACCCAAAGGCCTGACTATTTTGTACGAAGACAGAGACCTTCTTGTGGTAGATAAACCTGCAGGACTCCTTACGATCGCCACCGAATCGGAGAAATCAAAAACCGCTTACGCTGCTCTTATGGATTATGTAAAAAAAGGGAGCGAACGTTCTAAAAATAGAATCTTTATCGTACACAGATTGGATAGAGAAACTTCAGGAACCTTAGTATTTGCCAAAACAGAAACAGCAAAACAAACACTCCAAGAGTCTTGGGAAAAAACTAAAAAAATTTATTTGGCAGTGACTCATGGTGTATGGAAAGAAAAGTCAGGTACCATCCAGTCCTATCTTGTAGAATCCAAAGCGCATCGAGTATATTCCACTGACGAACCAGAATTAGGAAAACTTTCTAAAACAAAATTCAAAGTTTTAAAAGAAACAAATTTATATTCTTTATTAGAAATCGAATTATTAACAGGCCGCAAAAATCAAATTCGTGTTCACTTATCCGATAAAAAACATTCGATTGTTGGTGATACAAAGTATGGAAATGAAACAAGATCCTATCCAAGAATGGCATTACATTCTTTTTCTATACAACTGACTCATCCGTATAACAATGAATTGCTTACTTTTGAATCGAAAATCCCCGCTTATTTTACTGGACTAGTTGGTGGATATGAAAGGAATACAAATGAAACATAA
- a CDS encoding HAD family hydrolase, whose amino-acid sequence MKHKGFIFDMDGVVVDNHSFHFKAWMEFAKKYNFPLNSEIYRDTFNGKTNADLFRMIFGNISNKEIKDYGDEKESWYQELYKKEMKPHTGLVKYLQFLKENHLKIALGTSAPTMNVNFTLDTLSLRHFFDVIVDGTMVSQGKPNPQVYELCAKELGLNPKECVVFEDSLAGLQSGKSAGCSIIGVATSHTEFELKNHVNHIIQNFTEPSIYNL is encoded by the coding sequence ATGAAACATAAAGGTTTTATCTTCGATATGGATGGTGTGGTTGTAGACAATCATTCCTTTCATTTCAAAGCTTGGATGGAATTTGCAAAAAAATATAATTTTCCACTAAATTCGGAAATCTACAGAGATACGTTTAATGGTAAAACCAATGCAGATCTTTTCCGCATGATATTTGGAAATATCTCTAACAAAGAAATCAAAGACTATGGCGATGAAAAAGAAAGTTGGTACCAAGAATTATATAAAAAAGAAATGAAACCACATACAGGTCTTGTGAAGTATCTTCAATTCCTAAAAGAGAACCACTTAAAAATTGCTCTAGGAACTTCTGCTCCTACAATGAATGTCAATTTTACTCTGGATACTTTGTCTTTAAGGCATTTTTTTGATGTGATTGTAGATGGAACAATGGTAAGCCAAGGAAAACCTAACCCGCAAGTGTATGAACTTTGCGCAAAAGAACTTGGGCTCAATCCAAAAGAATGTGTTGTGTTTGAAGATTCCCTTGCTGGTTTACAATCTGGAAAATCTGCAGGATGTTCCATCATTGGTGTGGCCACATCTCATACAGAATTTGAATTAAAAAATCATGTGAACCACATCATCCAAAACTTCACTGAACCCTCAATTTATAATTTATAA